From Longimicrobiales bacterium:
CGGCCTCGCCGACCTCACCGAACAGCGCGGTCGCGATTTCATCGCGATTGACCGCCATCAGCAGGGCGCGCCGAACGCGCGCGTCGTCCAGCGGCGGACGTCGTGTGTTCCACGCGATCCATGCGGGGCGCACGCGCGGCCCGCTGTAGACGACCACATGCTCCGCAGCATCGACGCGCGTCCGCTGCTCGGGGGGCAGCTTTGCGATCAGGTCGCCCTGCCCGGCAAGCAGCTCGGTGATCGCCGAGTTCATGTCCGGCAGGAACCGCATGATGATCCGGTCGATCGACGCGCGATCCGGCCGCTGTTCGTTTACGTGCAGGGTCAGGTTCCGGCCCGCGGTCCAGGTGCCGAAGCGGTAGAAGCCGTTGCCGACCGGGTTCCGTCCGAATGCCGAGTTGCGCATGTCCTGCGGCGCAACGGACTCGAGCAGGTGCCGCGGCACGGGCATGACCTCGAGTATTGCGTTCACGGCGTAGGGGCCGGCCCGCCGCATCGTGATCTCGACCGTGAGGCTGTCGCGCGCACGTGCACTCTTCACCGCCGCCACGTCGGCCTGCCGCGGGGAAGCCGTCTGTGGGTCTCCCTGCCGCTCGATGGTGAAGACGACGTCGTCCGCCGTCACTGGCCTGCCGTCGTGCCAGCGCACGCTCTCGCGCAGCGTGATCACGAGCGTGGAGTCGTCCTCCATTGCCCAGGAAGCTGCGAGGTCCGGCGCCATGCTGCTCAGCGTGCTGTCCCGGACCCCGAGAGCACGAAACATCAGGTGCACCGGATGGTAGGCGGCGTTGCTGCTGAACGTGAGCGGGTTGAGCTGGTCCGGCTCGCGGTCCGCGAGCACCACGAGCGTGCCGCCGGGCGGTCCGCCGCCGAATGTGTCGTACGTCGTATCCGCAGCCGTCGCGATGCGCTGCTGATCCGGCTCCCTGTCGCCGCAGCCTGTCGCGAAAGCGACGAGTCCGGCGGCAAGGATGGCGGCCGGGCGTCTCAGAATCGGTCGAACAGCCATGGCTCCTGGAGTGCGAGGGCGGCATCGAGCGCGGGCAGAAGCCCGGGTCGGTCGCAATCGAGCAGCCCCGCCGTGGCGGCCGCCGTTGCGGAGAGCGCGCCGATGTACAGGCGTGAAAGCGTTGCGATCCCGAGCCGCAGCGTTGCGGGTGCCGTGCCGGTCCGGGCGAGCGTCGAGCCGCCAGCCTCGAGTGAAAGCACCCAGCGTCCGGCGTTCTCCGGAAGGTGTGCGTCGTCCAGCTCGAGCGCGATGCTCATCTTCGCGGTGTCAACGATGGTGCGTTGTTCCCATGCGCGGACGACGTCGACCAGGCGGAACATCGGCCCCATCATGAGCGTCGCCGCCGGTGACCACAGTTGCCACGAGGGAGCGGCGTCCGGCGGCAGTCGGGGCTCGCTCACCCAGTCCTGCATGCGGTGGGACGGCAGCGTACGTATGAGCAGCTGGTCCCACTGATCGGCCAGGGATGCGAGCCACGCGTAGAGCGCCCGGCGGGATGCCGGCGTGGTCCAGACGATCTCGTCGACTTCGAGGAAGCGATCGCGGCGCGGGAGATCCGTGCGATACGTGACGAGCGCATACCCCGCGAGCCTGCCGTCATCGTCCCTGTAGCCTGCGAGCGCCCGTCCGGGCTGCTGCACCAGCCCGCTCCACATGGCGGGGGAACGCTCGAGCTGGCCGTTCTGCGCGCGCGCCCATGCGCAGTACACTTCGAATGCCTCGTTGCGTCCGGCCTCCGTCTCGAGCAGCTCGACGTTCACACGCTCGGGCGAGTCGCCGAGCGAGCGCGCCGGGATCTGCCACTGCTCGGCCACACCCGCGTTGCCGTACCCGAGGCGGTGGTAGAAGCCGACACGGAAGGGGTAGAGCGCGGAAACCAGGTCGCCGCGCTCGCGCGCCGCGCGCAGACCCGTGGCGACGAGCTGTTCGGCGAGCCTGCGCCGCCGGTAGGCGGGCGAGATCGCGACCGTGCCCACGCCGGCCATCGGCAGCCGGACTCCGCCGACCCACTGCTGCAGGGGATGGAGCTGGAGGGCACCGGCGATCCTGCCATCGAGCTCGCCCACGAGCAGCGTCTCGAGCCCGCCGCCGTAACGTGGAGCGCGCAGCAGCTCCTCGACCGACTCCTGCGTACGGATGGCAGACGGAAAGCTGTGGCGGACGAGGCGCGCGACATCCGGGACGTCGGCGTCTCCAGCAAACCGGCAGTGCAGCGTCTCGGACAATCGGGCCTCACGCATCGCGGGAACCGTACGGGCGCGGTAACATAGAAAGACCCATGATACGACGCCAAGCTCGAATCGCGTTCCTTGCGGCTGGGCTCGCACTGCCCGCCGCGTGCGCGCCCGCAGGAAGTGCGGAGCTTTCAATGACCGCCCCGGTCCCGGACGTTGTGCCCGGACTCGAGGTGCTGCTGCGCGATTCCGCCCACCTGGTGCGTGGCCGGCGGGTGGGGTTCCTGACGAACCAGACCGCCGTCACATCCGCCGG
This genomic window contains:
- a CDS encoding GNAT family N-acetyltransferase, coding for MSETLHCRFAGDADVPDVARLVRHSFPSAIRTQESVEELLRAPRYGGGLETLLVGELDGRIAGALQLHPLQQWVGGVRLPMAGVGTVAISPAYRRRRLAEQLVATGLRAARERGDLVSALYPFRVGFYHRLGYGNAGVAEQWQIPARSLGDSPERVNVELLETEAGRNEAFEVYCAWARAQNGQLERSPAMWSGLVQQPGRALAGYRDDDGRLAGYALVTYRTDLPRRDRFLEVDEIVWTTPASRRALYAWLASLADQWDQLLIRTLPSHRMQDWVSEPRLPPDAAPSWQLWSPAATLMMGPMFRLVDVVRAWEQRTIVDTAKMSIALELDDAHLPENAGRWVLSLEAGGSTLARTGTAPATLRLGIATLSRLYIGALSATAAATAGLLDCDRPGLLPALDAALALQEPWLFDRF
- a CDS encoding ABC transporter substrate-binding protein, which codes for MAVRPILRRPAAILAAGLVAFATGCGDREPDQQRIATAADTTYDTFGGGPPGGTLVVLADREPDQLNPLTFSSNAAYHPVHLMFRALGVRDSTLSSMAPDLAASWAMEDDSTLVITLRESVRWHDGRPVTADDVVFTIERQGDPQTASPRQADVAAVKSARARDSLTVEITMRRAGPYAVNAILEVMPVPRHLLESVAPQDMRNSAFGRNPVGNGFYRFGTWTAGRNLTLHVNEQRPDRASIDRIIMRFLPDMNSAITELLAGQGDLIAKLPPEQRTRVDAAEHVVVYSGPRVRPAWIAWNTRRPPLDDARVRRALLMAVNRDEIATALFGEVGEAAYSPIPTAMREHTPSVQPLQYDTTAARELLAQAGWTDTNGDGTVDRNGQPLRIEVDYISTDPTRRDVLVAMQSMLREVGVTLVPRAYESTAWVTRLREGEFTGSFWGWGWGPSVAGSNAEMIFHSRSVPPGGPNFAGSGSPRMDALIDSALVEADTTRARAVWSELEQLMIDDAVYAPIYMDPELFALHARFSNVRFRGIEWTEDLPYWYIEPADRLPRDRAR